A region of Dictyostelium discoideum AX4 chromosome 1 chromosome, whole genome shotgun sequence DNA encodes the following proteins:
- a CDS encoding hypothetical protein (Bll7928 protein) translates to MESKEDVKVIEETTTTTTTIETKPETAETNTATTVEPTPTTTTTTTTTTTTTTTEAQPTTPTSTTGNVKKGPIKTIPMPSTVMEALEYTSNKHPNLMAMRVKRDNVWKGWTWQQYRNEVLMAGKSILSLGVHSRSGVNIIGFNSPEWHIAYLGAIHCNALPTGVYTTSSPSQCEYFATHSDAQIVFCEDVTQLNKYISIRDKLPNIKACIIMDPVPGQVDESSGKESETTTADAGSSKAATTTVTPATMAHRYQGFVYTWEQFMELGKNIENSELEKHSKLIKPNDLATLIYTSGTTSLPKGVMLTHSNVLWTVHTIGYDVVNIDAPHTERIISYLPLSHIAEQIVSLYAPIVFGFPVSFAEKTALSGTLLDTLQEVRPTIFFGVPRVWEKIQVKIQSLLAQKGGIGKKIVSWAQKKGVEGGYKIQKGEKRPMGYGIANALVFKKVIKNLGLEQCKLLASAAAPISIDTLEFFLGLGITVCEAYGMSELSGPQSVGYPLNRTGSVGKTMQGSEVIVDSDGEILVRGPNCFVGYYKNDEASKETIDKDGWVHTGDVGHIDKDGFIFITDRKKELIITAGGENISPTLIEGFIRQIIGVEQAVVIGDRQKYLVALVTVNADLFKLLPGQGYTHPLPKSMEEASTDKHFIAYIDSQMKDINSKLPNVSTIKKVKILPVEFQETGETSELTPTKKLKRRNVSIKYQNEIKELYGADFVDGGFKPTSTTTTTNNNEKKDESSSSTVIPVNKEVIAPVIINEEKAVEPIVEEKPIVIEEKVVEPIVEEKIIVEEKTIIEEKVVEKEEQKEEQKEEQKEEQKEEQKKVVEEEVQPITTTTETSDTTITTTLVPVVMTENVVVEEKKPEEQEDQKESTTTTTTITQVEPVQVNTIVTTATEGEDDKTTVIATEEQQPPQSSEPPKLKDDAQDNKENDTSSSVSSSTTTSSANEDDSSSTSSDSTSSLSNSKDENNKDEKTEN, encoded by the exons atggagtCAAAAGAAGATGTCAAAGTTATTGAAgaaaccaccacaacaacaactacaattGAAACTAAACCAGAGACAGCAGAAACTAATACTGCTACTACTGTAgaaccaacaccaacaactactacaactacaactactactactacaaccaCTACAACAGAAGCacaaccaacaacaccaacatcaacaacaggaaatgttaaaaaaggaccaattaaaacaattccAATGCCTAGTACAGTTATGGAAGCTTTAGAATATACATCTAATAAACATCCAAATTTAATGGCAATGAGAGTTAAACGTGATAACGTTTGGAAGGGTTGGACATGGCAACAATATAGAAATGAAGTATTGATGGCAGGTAAATCAATTCTTTCATTAGGTGTTCATTCAAGAAGTggtgttaatattattggtttCAATTCACCAGAATGGCATATTGCATATTTAGGTGCAATTCATTGTAATGCTTTACCAACTGGTGTCTATACAACTTCATCACCAAGTCAATGTGAATATTTTGCAACTCATTCCGATGCTCAAATTGTATTTTGTGAAGATGTCAcccaattaaataaatatattagtaTTAGAGATAAATTACCAAACATTAAAGCTTGTATTATTATGGATCCAGTACCAGGTCAAGTTGATGAATCATCTGGTAAAGAATCTGAAACCACCACTGCTGATGCTGGTTCATCAaaagcagcaacaacaacagttaCACCTGCAACAATGGCACATAGATATCAAGGATTTGTTTATACTTGGGAACAATTTATGGAATTAggtaaaaatattgaaaatagtgAATTAGAAAaacattcaaaattaattaaaccaaatgATTTAGCAACTCTTATCTATACAAGTGGTACAACAAGTTTACCAAAAGGTGTTATGTTAACTCATTCCAATGTACTCTGGACAGTTCATACAATTGGTTATGATGTTGTAAACATTGATGCACCTCATACTGAAAGAATCATTAGTTATTTACCATTATCACATATTGCTGAACAAATCGTTTCTTTATATGCTCCAATAGTTTTTGGTTTTCCAGTTAGTTTTGCTGAAAAAACTGCTTTAAGTGGTACATTATTAGATACTTTACAAGAAGTTAGACCAACAATTTTCTTTg gtGTACCAAGAGTTTGGGAAAAAATTCAAGTTAAAATTCAATCACTTTTAGCTCAAAAAGGTGGTATTGGTAAAAAGATTGTATCTTGGGCACAAAAGAAAGGTGTTGAAGGTGGTTATAAGATTCAAAAAGGTGAAAAGAGACCAATGGGATATGGTATTGCAAATGCATTAGTTTTTAAGAAAGTTATTAAGAATTTAGGTTTAGAACAATGTAAATTATTAGCATCAGCAGCTgcaccaatttcaattgatactTTAGAGTTTTTCTTGGGTTTAGGTATTACAGTTTGTGAAGCCTATGGTATGAGTGAACTTAGTGGTCCACAAAGTGTTGGTTATCCACTCAATCGTACAGGTTCAGTTGGTAAAACAATGCAAGGTAGTGAAGTGATTGTCGATAGTGATGGTGAAATCTTGGTTAGAGGTCCAAACTGTTTTGTTGGTTATTATAAGAATGATGAGGCCTCAAAGGAAACCATTGATAAAGATGGTTGGGTTCATACTGGTGATGTCGGTCATATCGATAAGGATggtttcattttcatcaccgATAGAAAGAAAGAGTTAATCATTACAGCAGGTGGTGAAAATATTTCACCAACCTTGATTGAAGGTTTCATTCGTCAAATCATTGGTGTTGAACAAGCCGTAGTAATTGGTGATCGTCAAAAATATTTAGTTGCTTTGGTCACTGTCAATGCTGATTTATTCAAGTTATTACCAGGTCAAGGTTACACTCATCcattaccaaaatcaatgGAAGAAGCTTCAACAGATAAACATTTCATTGCCTATATTGATTCTCAAATGAAagatattaattcaaaacTTCCAAATgtttcaacaattaaaaaagttaaaattttaCCAGTTGAATTCCAAGAAACTGGTGAAACTTCTGAATTAACTCcaactaaaaaattaaaaagaagaaatgTTAGTATTAAAtatcaaaatgaaattaaagaactTTATGGTGCTGATTTTGTTGATGGTGGTTTTAAACCAACTTcaaccactactactactaataataatgaaaaaaaagatgaatcatcttcatctacTGTTATTCCAGTTAATAAAGAAGTAATTGCACCAGTTATTataaatgaagaaaaagcAGTTGAACCAATTGTTGAAGAGAAACCAATTGTTATTGAAGAAAAAGTAGTTGAACCAATTGTTGAGGAGAAAATAATTGTTGaagaaaaaacaattattgaaGAAAAAGTagttgaaaaagaagaacaaaaagaagaacaaaaagaagaacaaaaagaagaacaaaaagaagaacaaaaaaaagtagTTGAAGAAGAGGTTCAACCAATTACTACAACAACTGAAACATCAGATACAACTATCACTACAACTTTAGTACCAGTTGTTATGACTGaaaatgttgttgttgaagagaAAAAACcagaagaacaagaagatcaaaaagaatcaacaaccacaactacaacaataaCTCAAGTTGAACCAGTCCAAGTTAATACAATTGTTACAACTGCAACTGAAGGTGAGGATGATAAAACCACAGTTATTGCAACTgaagaacaacaaccaccacaatcaTCAGAACCTCCAAAATTAAAGGATGATGCTCaagataataaagaaaatgatacTTCTTCAAGtgtatcatcatcaactacAACTTCTTCAGCCAACGAAGACGATTCTTCATCAACAAGTAGCGACTCAACTTCTTCATTAAGTAATAgtaaagatgaaaataataaagatgaaaaaacagaaaattaa
- the dhx33 gene encoding DEAD/DEAH box helicase, whose amino-acid sequence MVQPNVNKKTNNNNNKVITKSIHSNKGKFELKKKPVQLQQISNDKINDNNNLKNQLEIPKEIPKEIKLQKESLPVFTAKDALLKNFKEHSTVIIISETGTGKTTQIPQYLYENGYKDNGIIAITQPRRVAAVSISKRVSQEMGVELGDQVGYCVRFDDKTNEKTKLKYMTDGMLVREAMLDSSLSKYSVIILDEAHERTLNTDVLFGLLKSIQKRREKKNPLKIIIMSATLDAELFSQYFNNAPVLYIEGRQFPVQIYYTEEIQKDYVDAALITVLQIHIAHLTDKSINKEEEEDGGDILVFLTGRDEIENLEKLLLDRIPRLPVGSKDLIVCPIFSALPQEQQMKVFEKAPKGSRKVILATNIAETSLTINGIRYVVDSGAVKSKIFNPKIGIDSLNIIPISKASAKQRTGRAGREFEGKCYRLYTQETFEKLDTSSIPEIKRSNIANVILQLKTIGINDILSFDFLESPPVASVIKSLELLFCLDAISDNGSLTELGKKMALFPLDPMYSKTLIKSIEFECSEEVLIIISILSVESIFFTPKEKKKEVEDVKKIFFSPDGDHITFLNVFREFQKSKPQQQQQWCFDHFINLKSMIKVLNVFEQLVKYCISLKLPIVSCGSDFDRIKKSFIGGFFLNTAILQPDKKYKTMVDNKEIQIHPTSFLFDQKPQHILYNELTITTKAFARNIIPIEGSWLAEICPKYYGTRLTKQQQQQQQQNSIQSIDTFKN is encoded by the exons atggtacaaccaaatgtaaataaaaaaacaaataataataataataaagttattACAAAATCGATTCATTCAAATAAAGGaaaatttgaattgaaaaagaaacctgtacaattacaacaaatatcaaatgataaaattaatgataataataatttaaaaaatcaattagaaaTTCCAAAAGAAATtccaaaagaaattaaattacaaaaagaaTCATTACCAGTATTTACAGCAAAAGATgcacttttaaaaaattttaaagaacattcaactgttattattatatctGAAACTGGTACTGGTAAAACAACTC aaataccACAATATTTATATGAAAATGGGTATAAAGATAATGGTATAATTGCAATTACACAACCAAGAAGAGTTGCAGCAGTATCAATTTCGAAAAGAGTTTCACAAGAGATGGGAGTTGAATTAGGTGATCAAGTTGGTTATTGTGTTAGATTTGATGATAAAACCAATgaaaaaaccaaattaaaatatatgacAGATGGTATGTTAGTTAGAGAGGCAATGTTAGATTCATCATTATCGAAATATTCTGTGATTATATTGGATGAGGCACATGAGCGTACATTAAATACTGATGTTTTATTTGGGTTATTAAAATCGATTCAAAAGAGAAGAGAAAAGAAAAAcccattaaaaattattatcatgtCTGCGACATTAGATGCTGAATTATTTTcacaatattttaataatgcaCCAGTGTTATATATTGAGGGTAGACAATTCCCAGTGCAAATCTATTACACTGAGGAAATTCAAAAAGATTATGTTGATGCAGCATTAATTACAGTATTACAAATTCATATAGCTCATTTAAcagataaatcaattaataaagaagaagaggaagatgGAGGAGACATTTTAGTATTTTTAACAGGTcgtgatgaaattgaaaatcttgaaaaacttttattaGATAGAATACCACGTTTACCAGTTGgttcaaaagatttaatagTTTGTCCAATCTTTTCAGCATTACCACAAGAGCAACAAATGAAAGTTTTTGAGAAAGCTCCAAAAGGAAGTAGAAAAGTGATTTTAGCAACAAATATCGCTGAAACTTCTTTGACAATCAATGGTATTCGGTATGTTGTAGATAGTGGTGCTGTGAAatctaaaattttcaatccgaaaattggtattgattCATTGAATATTATACCGATTTCAAAGGCATCAGCAAAACAAAGAACTGGTAGAGCTGGTAGAGAATTCGAGGGTAAATGCTACCGTTTATATACTCAAGAaacttttgaaaaattagataCCTCTTCAATACCTGAGATTAAACGTTCAAATATTGCAAATGTTATATTACAATTGAAAACCATTGGCATCAATgatattttatcatttgacTTTTTAGAATCACCACCGGTTGCATCGGTTATAAAATCATTGGaacttttattttgtttagaTGCAATCTCTGATAATGGATCATTGACAGAGTTGGGTAAAAAAATGGCATTATTCCCACTAGATCCAATGTATAgtaaaactttaattaaatccattgaatttgaatgTTCAGAAGAGGTTTTAATAATCATTAGTATTCTATCGGTTGAATCTATATTTTTCACaccaaaagaaaagaaaaaagaagttGAGGATGTAAAGAAAATCTTTTTCTCACCAGATGGTGATCAtataacatttttaaatgtttttagagaatttcaaaaatcaaaacctcaacaacaacaacaatggtGTTTTGatcattttataaatttaaaatcaatgattaaagttttaaatgtttttgaaCAATTGGTTAAATATTGTAtctctttaaaattaccaataGTTTCTTGTGGTTCCGATTTCGATcgtattaaaaaatcatttattggtggtttctttttaaatactGCAATTTTACAACctgataaaaaatataaaacaatggttgataataaagaaattcaaattcatccAACATCTTTCTTATTCGATCAAAAACCTCAACATATTCTCTATAATGAATTAACAATCACTACAAAAGCTTTTGCTAGAAATATTATACCAATTGAAGGTAGTTGGTTAGCTGAAATTTGTCCAAAATATTATGGTACAAGATTaacaaaacaacaacaacaacaacaacaacaaaattcaattcaatcaattgatacttttaaaaattaa
- a CDS encoding hypothetical protein (Similar to Homo sapiens (Human). Tenascin (TN) (Hexabrachion) (Cytotactin) (Neuronectin) (GMEM) (JI) (Miotendinous antigen) (Glioma-associated-extracellular matrix antigen) (GP 150-225) (Tenascin-C) (TN-C)) translates to MKSITSFFLILFISIVSSLIESEYSCFYKFARDCGNLATFGDATKGYDFCYLPTLIKCNSDNVTSMQVAFNNWVENASDINFDQINIESITNYIPYYKIFSISSNKFILDGVQLKYFQNVQHFYSPTSLINLLNDGTIPQNKTLIDMSIKSNKIPDLTGFDSIQSLNLILPKTFDSSSFSNLKSFSKLSSFRLRQDSPLFCFDFINDINQLSSKSLISLSIIGCTKPLTSLYSLKNISNNPSFNFDIDGPLYYLNNNNEKFFPFNEIQPIQIFSMKGGSFKMVNIGSLFQNVATVNSVVLLSSNGIEAIFEPRIGNYPISLDISNNSITGNLDSTWCSTLIVIKNNNFTGDIPSCFYCYFDDPLIKNMITPGNQFNQVKTECTSIIPNLKIVNHEIVIYGTDLPLLTTQFKTVPNLSWYISSRGKEIKVNYDSLPSSPTQLKTIDLLIFEGKYNFTLALDQNQAPIISKVAFVSSNSVLISGSYFSYDKSLISFEVDHQPCIITSSTFYEIQCSLSASFINVASLVLSNLKIGNHSSEDILIDTSISFINLYCNENCKSVGYGICNMKDQTCVECPSNCSNQGTCNIFTNKCECFNGFANDDCSGIQCNPSANCNGNGICDTSMGKCNCDINWASSDCNTTNHYVSSVISTSTSGGVVTLLGMFGDTHNNPLIKIGELTCLPIIKINSTMIQCEIGPGKGHKAVQVTQNGITWYGNGFKYYETALPCPSQCSSHGHCDTTTGICKCDSKWSGIDCAIEIQVDSPQSNSTIDKGTGDSTLNNGETKYSILITSINEIDFNGNSIKEINLKNNWIFISNKSNDNFYYFIQYLNNTNNNDNDTTIIISTIEEVKESKQFSFADINFNVESGSIKFTTTIKNWKYSSVLNTLQLRMNTTVDKIIKNDHDDCNEDVNISIINGDDDDIDIDKVSYMTISKNGKVLYGRFLEKALSDSRPSYIQNKIIKKNENSILIGLNLPHCVDSCIVDPDFSVLVNPDFSSNCNSSDNRKKWLIPVAVVVPIVGLSIVAIIFYVLYRKNSTLIKVHLFSKVKLRNMNN, encoded by the exons ATGAAATCAATTACATCTTTTTtcctcattttatttatttcaattgtCTCTTCACTAATTGAATCAGAAT attcttgtttttataaatttgcaCGTGATTGTGGTAATTTAGCTACTTTTGGTGATGCTACCAAAGGTTATGATTTTTGTTACCTTCCAACATTAATCAAATGTAATTCCGATAATGTTACATCCATgcaa GTTGCTTTCAACAATTGGG TTGAAAATGCAAGTGATATAAATTTTgatcaaattaatattgaatcaattacaaattatattccatattataaaatattttcaataagttcaaataaatttattcttGATGGtgtacaattaaaatattttcaaaatgttCAACATTT TTATTCACCTacatctttaattaatttattaaatgatggaACAATACCTCAAAATAAAACTCTAATTGATATGtctattaaatcaaataaaattccaGATTTGACTGGTTTTGATTCAATTCAATCTTT aaatttaattttaccaaaaaCATTTGATAGTTCATCATttagtaatttaaaaagtttttcaaaattatcatcTTTTAGGTTGAGACAAGATAGTccattattttgttttgattttattaatgatattaatcaattatcaaGTAAATCCTTAATTTCACTCTCAATTATTGGATGTACGAAACCATTAACAAGtttatattctttaaaaaatatttcaaataatccaagttttaattttgacaTTGATGGTCCATTatactatttaaataataacaatgaaaaatttttcCCATTCAATGAAATTCAACCAATTCAAATATT TTCAATGAAAGGTGGAAGTTTTAAAATGGTTAATATTGGTAGTTTATTCCAAAATGTTGCAACAGT taATAGTGTGGT actTTTAAGTAGTAATGGTATTGAAGCTATTTTTGAACCAAGAATTGGAAATTATCCAATTAGTTtagatatttcaaataattct ataacTGGTAACTTAGATTCAACATGGTGTTCAAcattaattgtaattaaaaataataattttacagGTGATATACCATCatgtttttattgttattttgatgatccattaattaaaaatatgatTACACCTGGTAATCAATTTAATCAAGTGAAAACAGAATGTACTTCAATtataccaaatttaaaaatagtaaatcatgaaattgttatttatGGTACAGATTTACCATTACTTACGACTCAATTTAAAACAGTACCAAATTTATCATGGTATATAAGTTCAAGAggtaaagaaattaaagttAATTATGACtcattaccatcatcaccaacacaacttaaaacaattgatttattaatttttgaaggaaaatataatttcacACTTGCGTTGGACCAAAATCAAGCaccaataatttcaaaagtaGCATTTGTGTCATCAAATAGTGTTTTAATTAGTGGTAGTTATTTCAGTTATGATAAATCATTGATTTCATTTGAGGTTGATCATCAACCTTGTATAATTACGTCGAGTACATTCTATGAAATTCAGTGCTCGTTAAGTGCATCATTTATAAATGTAGCAAGTTtagttttatcaaatttaaaaattggtaaTCATTCAAGTGAGGATATTTTAATAGAcacttcaatttcatttattaatttatattgtaATGAAAATTGTAAAAGTGTTGGATATGGTATTTGTAATATGAAGGATCAAACTTGTGTAGAATGTCCATCAAATTGTTCAAATCAAGGTACATGTAATATTTTCACAAACAAATGCGAATGTTTTAATGGATTTGCAAATGATGATTGTTCAGGTATTCAATGTAATCCAAGTGCAAattgtaatggtaatggtatttGTGATACCAGTATGGGTAAATGTAATTGTGATATTAATTGGGCATCATCAGATTGTAACACTACAAATCATTATGTTAGTAGTGTGATTTCCACCAGCACATCAGGAGGCGTGGTCACCCTGCTGGGCATGTTTGGTGACACGCATAATAACCCGTTAATTAAAATCGGTGAATTGACCTGTttaccaattattaaaattaattcaacaatGATTCAATGTGAAATCGGGCCTGGTAAAGGACACAAGGCCGTCCAAGTCACCCAAAACGGCATTACATGGTACGGCAATGGATTTAAGTACTATGAAACCGCACTACCATGTCCATCACAATGCTCATCACACGGTCATTGCGATACAACAACTGGTATTTGTAAATGTGATTCTAAATGGTCTGGCATCGATTGTGCAATCGAAATTCAAGTTGACTCACCACAATCAAACTCAACCATTGATAAAGGCACTGGTGAttcaactttaaataatggtGAAACTAAATATTCGATTTTAATTacatcaattaatgaaattgactttaatggtaattcaatcaaagaaattaatttaaaaaataattggattttcatttcaaataaatcaaatgataatttttattattttatacaatatttaaataacacaaacaataatgataatgatacaaCAATAATTATATCAACAATTGAAGAAGTTAAAGAAAGTAAACAATTTTCATTTGcagatattaattttaatgttgaaagtggttcaattaaatttacaactacaattaaaaattggaaatatTCAAGTGTTTTAAATACATTACAATTAAGAATGAATACAActgttgataaaattataaaaaatgatcatGATGATTGTAATGAAGATGTaaatatttctattattaatgGCGATGATGAcgatattgatattgataaagTTAGTTATATGACAATTTCAAAGAATGGAAAAGTATTATATGGTAGATTTTTAGAAAAGGCATTATCAGATTCAAGACCTTCttatattcaaaataaaataattaaaaaaaacgaaaattcaatattaattggtttaaatttaCCACATTGTGTCGACTCATGTATTGTAGATCCTGATTTTTCAGTTTTAGTAAATCCAGATTTCTCATCAAATTGTAATAGTAGTGATAATAGAAAGAAATGGTTAATacctgttgctgttgttgtaccAATTGTTGGTTTATCAATTGTTGCAATCATATTTTATGTACTTTATAGAAAAAACAGTACACTTATTAAAgttcatttattttcaaaagttAAATTAAGAAATATGAACAACTaa